The sequence TTATTAATTTATATATACATGTTTTCATATTCACATCTCATCTTTCTGACAACTTGAATACCAGCATGTGCTATGCCAATAAATTTTAATGGATACTGTTATTGTATTTTAATATAAGTTGTTTATATTCAATTGAATATGTCGCGTCGTGTAAATCCGAACAGACGGCGTTATTTACAAAAAATGTGAATTTGTAAAATATTCCGACAATATTTTAGTATTATTTGGAGTAAAGGAGAACCACGCCATGGTTCTCCTTTTTTTGTGCTCGTAAAGAGGAGTCATCATTAAATTCTCGTTTCTGACAATATTGCAAGTCTGGTGCTGAATGGGCTATGCGATTTATATTAATATCTAAAGTGTTGTGGCACAGATTATTACGACGTAATAGCGGCATAATTTTGAAAGATAAACTTTCCCATATATACCCTAGAACAGCTCCCTCGGCATGAATGACGCTATGTACATAATTGTGCAGAATAAAATGAAGCAATGCTCAGAAATATATGAACAGGGGAGAATGGCGACTTATGAACTTATCTAAAATCATTAAATATGCGGGACTAATCATCGGACTATTAATGGGTTTTCAAAATTTGAGCTTGAGCGCCAATGCGGTGGCCCTTGCTTGGGATCCAACCACCAACACTGTTGATGGATCGACAGTATCCGACTTGGCCGGATACAAGTTATATTGTGGAGCTTCTTCAGGAAGTTATTCAACAGTTCTGGATGTGGGTAACACGAATACCTTCAGTGTGGCCGATCTTCTGCAGGGTTCGACCTATTTCTTTGCGGTTACGGCGTACACTAGTAATAGTATTCAGAGCGATTATTCGACTGAACTTGTTGTGACGGTGCCAGACACAACGCCTCCAGCGATTTCTGTGGGCGCCTCACTATCTTTGAATGTTGATGCGGGCGGGTTGGTTGCCATTCCAAATTTAATGCAGAATGCCACTGTCACGGACAATTGCTCGCTACCATCTGGAATATCCTGTACCCAAGCCCCTGCCGCAGGCACTATGATTGGCGCCGGTATCACCTCTGTAATATTGACTGCCATTGATGAAGCTGGCAACAGTTCCCGGGCGACAGTGTTTGTGACTGTGTTGGCCCTGCCAAACATTGTCCTGAGCTCTCCTGGTAATGGTGCGATTTTCACCGCTCCGGCGACGATCCCGCTTACGGCCACTGTCACCGCCAACGGGCACAGTCTGAACAGAGTCCAATTTCTAAATGGTACCAACCTGCTGGGTGAGACCTCGTCTCCATTTATCTACACTTGGAGTAACGCAGTGTCAGGCACCTATTCTCTATCCGCCCGCTTGGTATATGAGGCCGGCACGATCGATTCCTCACCGGTGACCGTTGTGGTCAACGCCCTTCCTGCGCCTTGGAATACTCAGAACATCGGGACAGGAATTGTTTCCGGGAATGCTTCGTATTCGAATGGGGTCTTCTCTGTCTCAGGTGCCGGAAACATCAGCGGTACGGCGGATAAATTCCGTTTTGTGTATCAGGTGTTGAGTGGTGACGGCGAAATCAAGGCGCGGGTATCGTCGCTTCAAAATGCGGGTACCGGTGCCAAGGCGGGTATCATGATTCGTGAATCACTTACCAGCGGTTCACGGCAGATCACGCTTTCGCTGCTGGCCAGTGGCAAGATAGAGTTTTTGCGGCGGACGAGCACGGGGGGCTCTGTCAAAACAACCACGAGCACGGGCAATGTGAGTCCCAATAACTGGGTTCGCTTGGTTCGTAAAGGTCT comes from bacterium and encodes:
- a CDS encoding Ig-like domain-containing protein; protein product: MNLSKIIKYAGLIIGLLMGFQNLSLSANAVALAWDPTTNTVDGSTVSDLAGYKLYCGASSGSYSTVLDVGNTNTFSVADLLQGSTYFFAVTAYTSNSIQSDYSTELVVTVPDTTPPAISVGASLSLNVDAGGLVAIPNLMQNATVTDNCSLPSGISCTQAPAAGTMIGAGITSVILTAIDEAGNSSRATVFVTVLALPNIVLSSPGNGAIFTAPATIPLTATVTANGHSLNRVQFLNGTNLLGETSSPFIYTWSNAVSGTYSLSARLVYEAGTIDSSPVTVVVNALPAPWNTQNIGTGIVSGNASYSNGVFSVSGAGNISGTADKFRFVYQVLSGDGEIKARVSSLQNAGTGAKAGIMIRESLTSGSRQITLSLLASGKIEFLRRTSTGGSVKTTTSTGNVSPNNWVRLVRKGLTITAYKSSNGSTWTSIGNQSISMASTISFGQATASGTTNTLSTATIDNVTVVP